Within the Populus trichocarpa isolate Nisqually-1 chromosome 14, P.trichocarpa_v4.1, whole genome shotgun sequence genome, the region acTTGGCCCATATGATTCCATCTGAAAAATGACAATATCTTTATAGAGTTCAGAATATCTAGTGAGTGAAAATACTCACACTTAAATTAAGAATATAACATATGAATCATAGCGGTCATACTATCCACATGATCTCTATATTGTTTTGCCTGCAATGCTTTAGTCATAGAATCTGCAATCATTAAATTAGTGTTAATATGCTCAATGAACACTTCATGTTCCTTCATTTTCCATTTCacaatgatatattttatgtcGATATGCTTATTTTGGCTCTCAATCTTATTATTCTTAAAGAAGAAAACTGCAACAAATTATCACAATATATCTTTATTAGTCTTGATATGGAATTGACAATTTtaagaccaaaaataaaatttcttaactAGGTCGTATGCGTCGTTACTTTATAGCATGTAATGATAAAGTAACCATAATttgcttaatattttttcaagatacaACTCTTccatcaagaagaaaaatgttcTCTGAAGTAAACTTTCTTGTGTCTATGCAATCAACAAAATTCGGGTTTGAATAATCAATCACCTCAAGgtgattaatatatttataagtcaACCTATAATCCCTAGTTATTTGTAGGTATCTAATCACTTTTTTAGCAAATACCTAATGGTCAATTCCTAGATTACTTTGGAACCTTCCCAACATTCTTACTGCAAATACAAAGTCAGGTCTTGTACAGTCTTGTATATACATAAAACTTCCAACTGCAAAAGCATAGAGAATGTTACTCTTCTGGTAATTTTCCAATGTATTTTGTAGGCAttgattttgattgaatttgttttcttttacaatGGGTGCTATTGAAGGTGCACAATTTCACATGTTGAATCTTTCCAGAACTTTTTCAATACAAGTCTTTTAAGACAACTCTAATGTCCTTTGAGACCTATCTTTATGAATTTCTATGCCAATGACATAAGAGGCTTTACTCAATTCCTTCATATCAAAGTTTGGAGAATGAAATTGCTTTGTCTTATGTAGAAATTCAAGTCACTACCTgcaagaaaaatatcatttgaatattgtacaagaaatatattttttcttccacTGACCTTAAAGTATATACATTAATCAACAATGTTCTCAATAAAACTACAAGAGATTATAACATTGTGAAATTTAATATACCACTTTCAGGAGGGTTGTTTTAGTccatatatagattttttaagCTTACAAACTAATTGGTTATTTATGTCATCACAAAAACCTTTAGGTTAATTCATATACACCTCTTCATCCATATTTCCATTTAGAAATGTTGTTTTCACATCTATATGATGTGGCTCTAAATCAAAATGAACTACTAATAccattattattctaaataaacccttttaaaaaaattaaagagaaggtTTCATGGTAGTCTATGTCTTTCTTCTGACTATAACCCTTAGCTATAAGTCTAGCTTAATATCGCTCAATATTACCAGAAACATCTCTTTCAGTTTTATAAACATGATTATAGCTAATGACTTAATATCCCTCTAGTAATTTGATGATGTGTcgaacttgatttttatatatagaatctatttatttctttatggcATTATACCACGTAGTAGAGTCTTCTCCATTAATGGTTTGTGAAAATGAATTTGGATCACCTTTAAGTCTAACTTTAAAGTTTGACTCTTAAAAGTATATAACATAGTCATTAGAAAATGTTggtctttttattcttaaagtTCTTCTTAATTCAATTTCCTAGTGTGAGTTTACTTCATTAAGAATTAGTTACTCTTGAATTGGTTGTTATTCAAAATTATCTACATGATTTTCTTGAACAATACCCATTTGTCTTTTATCTTTATGCAGCTCAGTTGAATCTTATGTTTTCTCAAATtctatcattataaaaaaatcactcctGCTGAAATAGAGATTCTCAAGGAATATAACATTTCTTGCATCTACTATTCTTGTACTATAAGGAGGACAATAAAACCTATATCATTTAAAGTTCactacataaataataaaatattcattggTTGTTCTTGGGtctaatttctttaattgaGTATTATCAATACTTACCTCAACAGGACAACTTAATACATGTGTATAATTTAAACCGAGCTTTAACTCATTCTATAATTCAGAAGGTATTTTATACACAACTTTGGACGgaacccccccccccacacacacacacacacacacacatagttGTCTTTAGTGCTTCACTTCATAAGAATAATGGTAGATTAGAATTACTAATCATGCTTCTTACCATGTCTATAAGTTTACGATTCTTTGTGGTGTTCTAGACATTGTATATTGTGCAATAATGACCTCTTCTTCAAGGGACTTTGCAAATAGACTTGATATTTGTCCATTTTCTATATACATACCATAATACTCTCCACCTCTATATGACCTTAtaatcttttcctttttgtttttctacctCAGCTTTATAGGTCTTAAAAGCATTAAGTGTTTCAACCTTATCAAATAAGAgatagaaatatataaatatagaatTATCATTAATGAATGagataaaatatctttgacCATTCAATCATGAAGTATTAAATAGTCCACAAATATCAATatgtatgatttttaaaatttctaagcTCTCCATGACACCTTTAGTGTTCTTGTTagtttacttttcttttatgcaATCTACAGAAATACTAAAATGAGTAAAATCAAGGTTGCTTAAGACTTTATCATTCATTAATCTTTTAACTCTTTTAATAGAGATGTGACCTGATCTCCTATGCCATAACTTAAAggaattttcatcaattttgcTCATTTTAATACCATAATCAACAAGCATTAATAAACAGTCGAGCTAAAAAATAAGGTCTAgatcaattttatataaactatCAATTAATGTTCcaccaataataaaaaaattatttttccaaacactaaaaatatttcCATTAAACAAAAATCCCCAACTAACATTCCAGATCTggaaattgaaatcaaatttcaagaaaatgatGGAACATAAAAGACATTTTCCAAATCCAAAATAAGtccaaattttaaaactaatctAAAAGTCCCTACAACTTCAATTTTAGAGCGCATCTAGTTTCCTAAATAGATGCCTCATTCATTTTTCTTCGTCTTCTTGAGACTTAAAAAGTCTTGCGTGGTATTAACAATATGGATTGTAGAACCAGAATCAATCCACCATGTATTACTAGGAGCTTCAATGAAAAAAGATTCATGACATACTAAAGAGATGAGTTTACCTTTCTTTACGAGTCATTTCTGATACTTAAAACAATCTTTCTTAACATACCCCTATTTATTATAGAGGAAACATTTGTTATTTCCCCATGTTTATTTATTggcatatttttatgtttcttcaCTTTAAGGGTTGTTTCACCCTTCTTggtatttttcttagtttaaaaAGCCAAATAAGCACTTTGAAGTTTCTCAAGTTTCAATCTCCTTTCTTCTTGAACATATATAGTcaataattcattaattaactattttttcttatgtgtgttataaaaaatcttaaatggaCCATATTTCATGAGGAGagagatcaaaatgaaacaaactAGGAATGACTTGGAAATCTTAACCTCCAAGGACTTTAATTGAGCAACAATGTCTCTCATTTCTATAATGTGTTCACGCTCACTTTTAGAATAGTCAAATAACATAAATGAATCCTCTTCATTAAGGTGTTGGCCGATGCcttatcaaaataaacaaattattcatctacgacctttaaaaaatcttttgccTTAAATCATTAAGGGATGGAACCCCTAATACTCATACTCATACAAGACGTTATGAGCATCAAACTTAAGCGATTAGATCTCTTCCACCGCTCATAATTAGTTTTTTCCAGAGCATTACTTGATTCCATGAGGATGGATGGCTCATCTATATGTAAGACCAAATCCAAATCCACACATCCCAATGCAAAGTAGatattttcctttcaattaacaaaattatcacCATATAATATAGAAATACTGGACTTGTCAATAAAAGCAGCAAGTAAAGTTGCAATAACCAAGAAAATACTTTAATGCTATGAAACttatattttatctaaattaacCAATGTCAATTTAGTAGTAAATTCTAACCTTCATGTAGTCATAGGTTGCATCATACATTAAGCTTACTAATTCTTTAATAATAagactaataaattaaaataccagGAATAAAATGTATTCACACATGAGAGTCTAGAATAAAATTCATCCTTAATGTTCATTTATTAtcttatttcaattaaattataaaaataacaacctCCTAATAGGGTCAAGTCATTACTTTTATATGTTCATcatgcatataaaattaaattaacactaGTCAAAAGTGACTATGTAAGATATCTTTTTAAGGtctgtttggaattgtggtaaCGATTatagtttaaagtgttttttgattagaaatgcatcaaaataattttttttatttttaaaaaattatttttgagatcagcacatcaaaacaatctgaaaatatatatataaaaaattttaataaattttttttaataaatttttttttcaaaatttgaggtAACGCGGTTTggaccgcgttcccaaacggacCTTAATATGATATATCCACTTTTCATATTAAGGGTCAGTTTGGGAAATActgaaataattattcaaagaaTTTTATGctgtcaagaataaaaaatattttaatttatatcaaattaagttACTTTGCagataaaattcattaattattttttggttagaCTAggaaatgtttatatataaccTAATTTGTACACCTCCTTTTATTATGGATATGCTTGACCTATAACTATAGTTCAATAAACTCCAAATTTTAATTGTcacttaatttaaaatctacatTATACATGAGCTACCCTAAAGTATTTTTccaacaaattataattaaaaacaaataaaaaaaataagaagaaaagtgaGGAGAGGAAGGGAAATGAAATTGTTGGTCACCGATCCCAATGATGAACAGAAGAGAGGGGGCCAGcagaggaaaaatatttttatacttcTCACTCCAAATCTTCATTATTATAACTTGAATTGTTAAAGGCTATTGACTTTATAAATGGGTCcttaatgctttttaaatttgaatctaCCAAAAACACTTGTAAATTCGGTCAACTTAAAGATCGTGAAACAAAGAttatataccaaaaaaaaaaaaatgtatgacGACAGCATGAAATGGATGCTGCTGTCATGATTTTATGATGACGACGACATCCAAATTCCAATGCAGTAATCTGTAATCCAGCAGGTAACAATTTGATCATAGAACAAATATGCAAGCAGTCTATTTCAAGTATTTTCCATTCAATTATTGTCCTGATTCCTACTATATGTTCTAAAAAATCCtgagaaattataaaataagtgttagaaaatatttagaatttctttgttttgagttcacaaataattattcatcccgatctataaataaatttaatatttttcaagtgttttaccgttattattttgttttactgttattattttgttagttaaagaaaaatttggtatttcaataaatataaaatattattgaaaagaaaaaagaggttAACACATGAGTGATGGGAAGTGGTTCGATGtcgatgactttttttttttcttgtccttccacttttcttctttctcctctcgGAAATCACGCTAGCCGTATAAAATTTCAGTGTTGtcatttgattaattaagatattaaatttgatccttaatcttttaatttttaatttttattctttgtttttttgtaaaattttatttatttttaatttcattccaatttatgatatgtttttttttcaatttagtcctcattcctttgattgttttttagtcattttgttaaattggtttttcttttcaattttaccctttaatcataaattggtttttattttttatttcaattttgattcttattcatttgattgtttttttttttatctttttgtaaaattgatttttccttttaatttcacccttcaatcaaaaataaaatttatttttatgtcgattttgatccctattctttcaattgctattttttgaatctttttgtataattgaagttcttttttcaatttcaaccttcaacatttgattagttaggaattgagttttgtgattttattaaataatatgtttCCGGTCTAATGACCTGGACCATGTGTTTAAAAATTTAACGCaaatgattttcttcattttcttttccatctaGTTATTCTGATCTCATTCGTCGCTTATCTTctctatcatataattaaaataaaattaatctattcAACTTAGTCAAGTTTATTATCCTattcataaatgttttcaagcttgaaaataaattttcaatacctaaatatatttttttacataaaaaatttaaactcattGCATAGCGTGGTCCACAGCTAGTTAGTTAACTAAAAAGGACCTTTATTTTTGAGGTTATAGAATAAAGCTGCGtaggaaaaagaaatggaaaagcgaagtgctttttatttatttatttatttatttttgtaagaaaaaaagaaggaaattctGTAAAGCAGCCTATGTGCAAATCGCAAGAACATCACGATGACAAGAGCTTGACATCATCATCATATTTGGTCCAAGGAGAGAGTAGAAGAAGGATATCCCCACGCCTCCATCCTCCTTCGGGTCACAGAAACCAAACAACCCCAGCAAAACAGCACGTGTTTGAATATTATAGTCCCTGGATTTTACGAGAATCATAACTCAGTCCTTCACCTTTGAAAACCTACAACTTAACTCCTCGACTCTTGCTGACCCTTTTcgcattaaaacaattttcggattttttcttagttaaatTCTTAACAGAAAACCAAGGTGTAGAGGAAAACGGAGATGCTTTAACAAGAGTTAAGGGACTAGATTATAAGTTTTCAAGCTTGAGGACTAAATTGTAATCATGTTCAAAACCCAAGGAAGAAAGAATAATCTATTTGTGGCGTGTCCGAAAGCAAACAAAGCCACCTGCTCTTGCTATATATATGGATGCAGAGCAGGTTCTAATTCCTAAAGAAGCTTACAAATAAATCCAAAGACACGATTCTTTtagtgtttctttttgttttttcgattGCTTGTAGTATATGAGAGCTTCTTTTTATCGAAATTTTCTGAAGAGATTATATCCACCAACTACTACCAAGGCTAGTAACAGTATACACCGTATCAGAAATATCATGTCTGAATCAGATCAATCCATTGGTTTCGACACACCCAGATTGGTGACCAAGAAGATCCTGGCCAAGCTCCAACATGAAGGTGATGGTGCTGTTGTTAGAAGAGGCATTGGAAGGtacttccttcttcttcttggttttttttttttttaaaatatcaatcttAAATCATGCATGGCTTCTTGTTCTTGACTTATTCCAGTTTTGGTTTGCTGGTTTCTTGATGCATTTCTTGGTTCTCTTTGTTTTGGGAAATTGATTTTCAGGAGTGAACAGAAGTTCTTGGATCCTTTTCTCATGCTGGATGATTTTTCAGGTTAGTTTTATGTCGATGTCTAATCGGTTTAAGAAATTCTGTATGGTATTGAAATTATAAGGTgtttggttgttgttgttgttgttgttgcagtGTCTCCTCCTGCTGGATTTCCTGATCATCCGCACAGAGGTTCTTGAATTATTCCATcacttttaatgttttctttctctgggtttttttatacctttagtaattttttcttaatgtgaATTGCAGGTTTTGAGACTGTTACATACATGCTGCAGGTAAAATTGTTTTCGGTTAACAAACCAGAATGTTGGAAGACTAAATATTTAAGAAACTGATGTTTGGTTATTGTGGATATCAGGGAAGCATCACTCATCAGGACTTTGCAGGGCACAAGGGTACAATCCATACCGGAGATGTGCAGGTGAAGGATTTCAGATGGGGCAATGAATCAGTGCATTACATGCCGTTATATATTctaggttttcttcttcttagttTCATTTGATtcttaacttcttctttttcccttcaCTGTGCAGTGGATGACAGCAGGAAGAGGCATCATCCACTCAGAAATGCCTGCCGGAGAAGGTGCTCAAAAGGGTCTGCAGCTGTGGATAAATCTATCTTCCCAAGACAAAATGTTAGAATCTCTCAAttactctcttttcttttcctgggTTTTTAAGGTTGCAAGGGCAAGACTAGAACCAGCTGACCCCTAAACCCTTAATCATCTGTTAGTTACTAGTTCTCAGTCAAATTCTCCTATGTTtcgaaaaattaaattatatttttgagaatttagctgcacttttttttttggtgtgtgtATGCATGTGTCATTGTCCCAGGATAATTCTTTTAATACTTTCAAGCATGTCTACTTTCATTGAGCCTTGAGACAGGCCAGCCTCCCCCCTACAATCAAGCAATTTAAAGTTTTCCATATATTTCTAATGTTCATCTTGAAAAACAACAGTGTTCAGAATTTATCTTCTATATTCACCATGCAGAAGATGCTAATAATTCGAAACCTATTTTGGCAGGATTGAACCTAGGTATCAAGAACTTTTAAGTGATGACATAAAAAGAGCAGAGAAAGACGGGGCTGAAGTGAGAATTATAGCAGGGGAATCGATGGGAGTGCGATCTCCAGTTTATACCAGAACACCAACAATGTATTTGGATTTCACTCTGAAACCCAGAGCTCAAGTGCATCAAAATATCCCAGAATCATGGAATGGATTTGTGTATGTTATTGAAGGTGAAGGGGTCTTCGGCAAGCCAAATTCTTCATCCTCAACTGCTCATCATGTCCTGGTTTTAGGTCCTGGAGATGGTTTGAGTGTGTGGAACAGATCTTCTAAGCCATTGCGATTTGTGCTGATTGCCGGACAGCCAATTAACGAGCCTGTGGTTCAGTATGGACCTTTTGTGATGAACACAGAGGCAGAAATTGATCAAACCATTGAGGACTACCACTATAGCAAAAATGGGTTTGAAATGGCCAAGTATTGGAGATCCCAATGATGAGTGGGTTCTGCAAACCATGGAAGCACATTGCTActgtttaaagaaaaagaagttggAATAAATGAAGGACACATCATCTTTATCTGTCTCTATCTTTCAATATCTCCATTTACACGCAGGAATCATACATGGAAGCTGAAAATGATGCTCTCTTTTCTCATTGGgagccacaaaaaaaaaaaaaaaaaagcttctagCAGAATGGAAAGTGCAGCTGAAGAAGCAGAGATTGCTATCGCAGAAGTCGTGATGGGTCAGCTTATCTTAGTTGATCTCgttattattaatcttttttcaaatttgatttttcccttttaattacattttatagTGGTACGTTgatctcttgagtttttttccctctctttccaCGTTAGTTTATGACTAGACATGGACTCGCGCTACACCTTGGGAcactattgattttttttccataaaaaataacgTGTATGTGTTGTAagcatgttttaaataaatcaaaaaattaaatgcttaaataaattaattttattttaattagataaaaaaaatagataatgatagtaaataaacaatttttttttcttaaaaaaatgaccacgacaacttgatttttttttttcaagagcagaaaaataatgttgtttaaattttagctgcttaaatatgaaaggaaaaaattaaaaaaaaatagagaaaaaacgGCGCAAGTTATTTTGAGTTAGCATGATAGACATGTAACTTGTGTAATAAAGAACGAGTCAACCTGAGTCAACctgttaaaattatgttttagatCATGAAGGTGGGATAACAtggtagaaaagaaaaaacaagaatcacaaaacaatttttttttttaaagtctaatgatgaaatcagaaaagaaaataagccaaaaaaaggatataaacctaattaacttttcaaacctgtgACATGGATCAGCAAACCagaaaaactatacatgaaaaaatcatgaaatccaatctttaaaaattaaacattgaaggatgaaatcggaaaagaaaaataatcacacaaaatgataaaaaaaaatagtaataaaaaaatgaggataaaaatcaaaataaaaaaaataaattaaaggacaactatgaattttttattggaaggtgaaattgagaagaaaaataactttaacaaaaagataaaaacaaatcaaaagaataaggactgaattgaaaaacataatatacaataattttggattaaagggtgaaattgaaaactaataaaacctttataaaaaagacaagaaaaaaaattaagaaccaaaagaataaagactaaattgaaaaatataatatatgacaaattagaattgaaggatgaaattgaaaataaataaaatttttaccaagaacaaaaatttaaaattaaaagaataaggtttgaatttgaaatattaacaataaaaaggattaagttgtaatttttagaggagagaaatttttttttttcgatgaTAAACTGctccatcatcatcaacacatgCCATACCAGCTGGAAAATGATGCAGAGGCTTTTCCAGTGACAAGACAAAAGGCTCTCCTAAAATGCATAGGCATAGGACGTGCTTGCAGTTTTTTACATTTAGATAATAATTAATCATtcttaaaagacaaaaatttcCTCGATGAATCtggtaattataaaaaaaatattccatcctaaaatattttattttgtttgggaaGGGCGAAATGTATCTAAGATcacaatgaattttttatttcttttgtgtttttaggtGTTGTGACAGTGGTACTAggattgaatttttcttgtgcGTTAATATTCCAATAATTTCTAACCTATTCTCTACAAGGGAGCCTCCTATCTGCAAGCTAGTTGCCTATACTCACTTTATTAAGAgtgtatttgaaattataataaaggttatttttaaaataattttttattattttttttaaatttatttttataccagcacatcaaaacaatttaaaaatatttaaaataaaatttcaaacaaaaaaaatcaactcatttttttttttaaatatagttgaattataaaaacaaacactacaaGATAATTCAGCAAAGCTTGATGTAGTAATGATTGAGACCCAACCTTGGGTGTTGGATAGCTGGGCCAACAATATGTTAATTACATGGTCACGTTATGGCTGTGATATTTGGTTGCCAGGCAACCATAGAAGTTCACAACTGTCTTGAGAGCAACCAAAGAAGTTCACAACTGTCTTGAGAGCAACCTGCAATGCTGCTTATTGCTTTCTCAAGTCACTTACAGGCGGTTTGTTTAGGAGATTGCGTCTGTGTTTGAAATCAAATGCAGGGTGCAGGTAACtccaaaacataatttattatatatgagGGATccatgtagattttttttaaaaaaataacagtttcGCGGAAAGCAGCTCTTAGCGTTCAACTctactattcacgtgaacagcGGTGCATGATTCCAGCCGGACCAGATCCGATCCAAAGCTAAATATATTaaaccgggtccgacccagtaaaaaaaattaaattttatttttaattgtgttttattgatgacatagcatttgcagaatttaattgcaattccaattttattcatgattatatgttacctgatgttgttgtgcgcttaagaaaccaaggaaACCGTAGTTCTCGTCGGAtgtatttcaatattaatatatattttttaattattttataacctcaatttgaaaagcaattttttaaccaaatacattaaactactttttattcaactttaaatccaaccacagttttaaccaaacatatataaataccaaaccaaccttaactaaaaatactttttataaaataatttttttcaaatcgtaaccataaaaactatcacaataccaaactcAAGCAGAAACCAAAGTTCATTTTTCTCAGCTCCCGAGCGTTGTCATCTTACATCCGAGCAGAGTCTGCCATGATAAAGCAATTAACAAGGAAAGGTTGGGCACAGATTATTTATGATCACTTGGAAGGGAACAATAGTTGCAAGACCTTTACCACCCAAAAAGGGTTGCTTAATTTAAACTGGCTGGCTGTCCCTCTGAGCCAGGGTCCACCTCCTTCCACAGACCAACTACAAGTAATCCATAATTTAATGGGACTttaggaagaaaagaaagaaacgaaaAGCAAATGGATCAGGATGCATCCCTGCTGCTCCTCTTATGAGAGAGGATGCAGTTGCTGGTAAATAGAAGGAAAAGATTTCAAGAGCTACGTGTAAAACTTCCACTAAAAAACAAGCTCACAAAGGATTATGACCGTTCGCTTTCTTTTGTGCAATTACATGACTACTATCTAGAGCACAAAGAGCTTGACCCCTTTCTTTTATCTTGAATTAAACAATTTCATTTCTATAAATATCAAGTTATTTGGCAATTAATAAAGCCCTGATgtcataacaattaaataaaacaaaccaaCCATCCAAATTGAATCAAACCAACCATGTAAAATCCCGTAACTTGTACACTTGTTGGAGATGAGAAGAACTGAGATCACCTGGAGCAGCAGGAAAAGTAGCTCTGAGCTTGCTTGGAATCATTCCCATTATTAACAAGGGTTACCCTATTCAGAGACAATTCAGCTTTGTATGTATCAGAATTCAAGACCTTCCTGCTCACATTGTTGTATATCTCTCGAATAACAATCTCAA harbors:
- the LOC7468491 gene encoding pirin-like protein isoform X1, encoding MRASFYRNFLKRLYPPTTTKASNSIHRIRNIMSESDQSIGFDTPRLVTKKILAKLQHEGDGAVVRRGIGRSEQKFLDPFLMLDDFSGFETVTYMLQGSITHQDFAGHKGTIHTGDVQWMTAGRGIIHSEMPAGEGAQKGLQLWINLSSQDKMIEPRYQELLSDDIKRAEKDGAEVRIIAGESMGVRSPVYTRTPTMYLDFTLKPRAQVHQNIPESWNGFVYVIEGEGVFGKPNSSSSTAHHVLVLGPGDGLSVWNRSSKPLRFVLIAGQPINEPVVQYGPFVMNTEAEIDQTIEDYHYSKNGFEMAKYWRSQ
- the LOC7468491 gene encoding pirin-like protein isoform X2; translated protein: MRASFYRNFLKRLYPPTTTKASNSIHRIRNIMSESDQSIGFDTPRLVTKKILAKLQHEGDGAVVRRGIGRSEQKFLDPFLMLDDFSVSPPAGFPDHPHRGFETVTYMLQGSITHQDFAGHKGTIHTGDVQWMTAGRGIIHSEMPAGEGAQKGLQLWINLSSQDKMIEPRYQELLSDDIKRAEKDGAEVRIIAGESMGVRSPVYTRTPTMYLDFTLKPRAQVHQNIPESWNGFVYVIEGEGVFGKPNSSSSTAHHVLVLGPGDGLSVWNRSSKPLRFVLIAGQPINEPVVQYGPFVMNTEAEIDQTIEDYHYSKNGFEMAKYWRSQ